From Vicinamibacteria bacterium, a single genomic window includes:
- a CDS encoding decaprenyl-phosphate phosphoribosyltransferase: protein MTAARALVVSLRPHQWTKNLVVFAPLALSKHLFETEAFGRAALAFILFCGLSGAVYLINDLADLERDRRHPLKALRPLASGALAPRTATLFAAVLTLVCLGLGTLLGGPFALCTLLYLLLNLAYSLGLKGVVILDVIAISLGFVLRAVGGALAIAVRFSDWLLVCTTLLALFLALAKRRHELTSLNDAAPDHRPILAEYSPYLLDQMISVVTASCLMAYAFYCMAPETVEKYRTDRLAWTIPFVLYGIFRYLYLVHRREQGGSPTDILLTDRPLLLDVALWALTIILIVYTAGGAPVPRGR, encoded by the coding sequence ATGACCGCCGCCCGGGCCCTCGTCGTCTCCCTGCGCCCGCACCAGTGGACCAAGAACCTGGTGGTGTTCGCGCCCCTCGCCCTCTCCAAGCACCTGTTCGAGACGGAAGCCTTCGGCCGCGCCGCCCTCGCCTTCATCCTCTTCTGCGGGCTCTCGGGCGCGGTCTACCTGATCAACGACCTGGCCGACCTGGAGCGGGACCGTCGGCACCCGCTGAAGGCGCTGCGCCCTTTGGCCAGCGGGGCCCTCGCCCCCCGCACGGCCACCCTCTTCGCGGCCGTCCTCACCCTCGTCTGTCTGGGGCTGGGGACGCTCCTAGGCGGCCCCTTTGCGCTCTGCACCCTCCTCTACCTGCTCCTGAACCTCGCCTACTCCCTCGGACTCAAGGGGGTGGTGATCCTGGACGTGATCGCCATCAGCCTGGGCTTCGTGCTGCGGGCGGTGGGGGGGGCCCTGGCCATCGCCGTGCGGTTCAGCGACTGGCTCCTCGTCTGCACGACCCTGCTCGCCCTCTTCCTGGCCCTGGCCAAGCGCCGGCACGAGCTGACCTCCCTGAACGACGCCGCCCCCGACCACCGCCCCATCCTGGCCGAGTACAGCCCCTACCTCCTGGACCAGATGATCTCGGTGGTGACCGCCTCCTGCCTCATGGCCTACGCCTTCTACTGCATGGCCCCGGAGACGGTGGAGAAATACCGCACCGACCGCTTGGCCTGGACCATCCCTTTCGTTCTCTACGGCATCTTCCGCTATCTTTACTTGGTGCACCGCCGGGAGCAGGGGGGCAGCCCCACCGACATCCTCCTCACCGATCGGCCCCTGCTCCTGGACGTGGCCCTCTGGGCCCTGACCATCATCCTGATCGTCTACACCGCGGGGGGCGCGCCTGTGCCCCGGGGGAGATGA
- a CDS encoding STAS domain-containing protein, whose amino-acid sequence MKIVERQVGDVVILDLHGKILIGEGDDALRDAVTKLVDAGKKKILLNLADVPYVDSAGLGEIVRCYTTVSRKGGKLKLINLTKKIQDLLSITKLLTVFETYDSEADGVKSF is encoded by the coding sequence ATGAAGATCGTCGAGCGTCAAGTTGGTGACGTGGTCATTTTGGATCTGCACGGAAAGATCCTGATCGGCGAGGGGGATGACGCCCTGCGCGACGCCGTGACGAAGCTCGTCGATGCTGGCAAGAAGAAAATCCTCCTGAACCTGGCCGACGTGCCCTACGTGGACTCGGCGGGCCTGGGTGAGATCGTTCGCTGCTACACCACCGTGAGCCGGAAGGGCGGCAAGCTGAAGCTGATCAACCTCACCAAGAAAATCCAGGACCTTCTCTCGATCACGAAGCTGCTCACCGTCTTCGAGACCTACGACTCCGAAGCCGACGGCGTCAAGAGCTTCTAG